Sequence from the candidate division WOR-3 bacterium genome:
AGTAGCCGGCTGTTCGGCCGAAGTCAGGTTCGCTGAACCACTGGCTCAGCATACGACCTTCCGTGTCGGTGGACTCGCCGACGCCTGGGTGCTCGTTCGTGACCGAAAGGCGCTGGAGCGCGTGCTGTCGGTTTGTCGGACAACGGGCGTGCGGACGTGGCTCTTGGGGCGGGGCTCAAACGTACTGGTGTCTGACCAGGGCCTGCGCGGGGTCGTGTTCTCTCTCGGCGGGGAGTTGGCCGAGGTCAGGCGACGGACGTCGGAGGATGGGCGACCGGGGACAGAACTCGTGTGCGGCGGTGGTGCAGCGCTCGATGCGGTTGCGGCAACGGCGGAGAAGGAGGGTCTGGTTGGTGTCGAGTTTCTCGCCGGCATCCCCGGTACGGTTGGCGGCGGGCTTCACTCCAACGCCGGCGCCTTCGAGCGGTCCCTGGGCGACGTCGTTTCCGGTGTTGTTGCACTCGACGCGGAAGGCAGCGAGAGCATTGTCTCCGGTACGCAAATCCATCGCGAGTACCGTCGGCCGATGATTGAGACTGGCTTGCTGGTGCTGGAAGTGATGATGGAGCTCGAGACGGGCAACCCCGAGCCCGCGGCCGCGATACGTGAGCGGCGTTGGGCGAAGCACCCGACAGAACCGTCGGCAGGCTCGTTCTTTCGGAACCCCGAGAAGAACGGGGAGCGGATCCCGGCCGGGAAGCTCATCGAGCAGTGTGGTTTGAAAGGCAGAGCCATCGGCGGCGCCCAAGTATCAGAGAAGCACGCCAACTTCATCGTTAACACTGGTCGGGCGAAGTTCTCTGACGTGTACGAACTGGTCCAAGTCATCAAGGCGACCGTCGAAGCGCGTACCGGGATCCTGCTCGAAGAGGAAGTGCAGTACCTTCCGGGACCGAATGGAGGCAGCAGTCCGGATGCAGAGATCAGAACGCAGACGTCGGGGAGTGGGGTGGCGAATGGCAGATAGCGGCGGGCAGCAGAGGACGAAGGGACAGAGGCGTGCGGAGACAGAGGGCCCGGCGCTCGAGCACTTGATGCCTCGTTCCCTTGATTCCTTCTCTAGGAGGTAGCATGGCGAAAGCAAGGCGTACCGCGGCCGTGGACATCGGCAGCACCAAGATTGCCTGCATCGTTGCCGAGACGGACCACGCGGGCAAGACGAGCATCGTCGGGTTCGGTGCGGCAGCGCCCGAGGGCTTCAAACAAGGCGTCGTCATCAACCTGGACAAAGCGGCGCAGTCGGTCGAAGCGGCGGCGAGGCAGTGCGAACAGATGGCCGGCGGGAAGTTCAAATCATACCCGGCTTTTGTCGGCATTTCCGGCGAGCACATCAAACACCTGACCGGAACCGCGGCCGTGCCGGTGCGGAAGCCGGCGCGAGGCATCAGCGCGCGAGACGTCGAGGACGTCATCAAGCAGGCGCAGACTATCAGGTTGCCCAACGATGAGCAGATTCTCCACGTGGTCCCGACCCAGTTTGTCGTGGACGGCCAGAAGGGCGTACGGAACCCGATCGGCCTGTTCGGGGTGAGGCTTGAGGTCGAGGCCCTGCTCATCATCGGCGCGGTAACGGCGGTCGAAAATCTGTATCGGGTGATGGAGCGACTGGAATCAAGGAACCGTTCGCTCGTCCTCCAGTCCATCGCGAGTCTCTACGGAGTCTGCGACGAAGAGGACAAGGAACTGGGAATCGTACTGATTGACTTGGGCGGGGTCACCGATGTCTCCATCTACCGCGACGGTGAGATCCGTTTCACCAAGTTGCTGCCTGTTGGGGCGGTGAACATCACCAAGGACATCGTCATCGGTTTGCGCACCACATTCCCGCAGGCCGAGGAACTGAAGCGTAAGTATGGCGCA
This genomic interval carries:
- the ftsA gene encoding cell division protein FtsA — translated: MAKARRTAAVDIGSTKIACIVAETDHAGKTSIVGFGAAAPEGFKQGVVINLDKAAQSVEAAARQCEQMAGGKFKSYPAFVGISGEHIKHLTGTAAVPVRKPARGISARDVEDVIKQAQTIRLPNDEQILHVVPTQFVVDGQKGVRNPIGLFGVRLEVEALLIIGAVTAVENLYRVMERLESRNRSLVLQSIASLYGVCDEEDKELGIVLIDLGGVTDVSIYRDGEIRFTKLLPVGAVNITKDIVIGLRTTFPQAEELKRKYGAAMATQIEKDEAISVEDASGRGPKQVSRRLLASVIQPRVEEILTLADSEVRKSGFGEGLSAGVVLTGGGSGLSGIDLVAEQVFGMPVRLGRPDRVTGPVEVTRDPSYATAVGLIRCGVEGKAASQFPEAGFLSGVGEEVRSWFS
- the murB gene encoding UDP-N-acetylmuramate dehydrogenase; the protein is MHDWRRDLGEAVAGCSAEVRFAEPLAQHTTFRVGGLADAWVLVRDRKALERVLSVCRTTGVRTWLLGRGSNVLVSDQGLRGVVFSLGGELAEVRRRTSEDGRPGTELVCGGGAALDAVAATAEKEGLVGVEFLAGIPGTVGGGLHSNAGAFERSLGDVVSGVVALDAEGSESIVSGTQIHREYRRPMIETGLLVLEVMMELETGNPEPAAAIRERRWAKHPTEPSAGSFFRNPEKNGERIPAGKLIEQCGLKGRAIGGAQVSEKHANFIVNTGRAKFSDVYELVQVIKATVEARTGILLEEEVQYLPGPNGGSSPDAEIRTQTSGSGVANGR